A window from Streptomyces sp. NBC_00299 encodes these proteins:
- a CDS encoding alpha/beta hydrolase family protein produces the protein MTTETVASRTHVRRVRRLTRIAGAAALLLAAGALPTTTAAASSDTTHVDGRLPSGATYMMDVPAHWNGTVLLFSHGYATGPANPAQDAPDDATKALLLKNGYALAGSSYATTGWAVTDAVPDQLATLTAFSERFGTASRTIAWGRSYGGLVTTAIAERNPDRIDGSISLCGLVHGGVANWNNTLDPVFAIKTLLAPGTDVPLVDIADQSAADAAADALTTVVDSAQATAAGRARIALAAALHNIPVWNQPTQPRPAATDWDAQQANQYEAVQGLLKIAAFNRRQESEARAGGNMSWNTGVDYAKLLGRSSVRKEVTELYRKAGLSLRADLATLKRAPRIGADPNAVAWMSGTSSFTGKLTKPQLSVHTIGDALVPVQTESALQRAVTAAGSASRLRQAYTDNAGHCTFSPAEQLAALHTLEDRLTAGTWVGTDPASLNSRATAADPTSPTRYVPYRPAPYPRPYDLAHPADGR, from the coding sequence GTGACCACCGAGACCGTGGCCTCACGGACGCACGTACGCCGGGTCCGCCGCCTTACCCGTATCGCCGGAGCGGCCGCCCTCCTGCTCGCCGCCGGCGCGCTGCCCACCACGACCGCTGCCGCCTCCTCCGACACGACCCACGTCGACGGCCGACTCCCCTCGGGCGCCACGTACATGATGGACGTCCCCGCCCACTGGAACGGCACCGTCCTGCTGTTCAGCCACGGCTACGCGACCGGCCCGGCCAACCCCGCCCAGGACGCCCCGGACGACGCCACGAAGGCGCTGCTCCTGAAGAACGGCTACGCCCTCGCCGGTTCCTCCTACGCCACCACCGGCTGGGCGGTGACGGACGCGGTCCCCGATCAGCTCGCCACTCTCACCGCCTTCTCCGAACGCTTCGGGACGGCGTCCCGCACCATCGCCTGGGGGCGGTCGTACGGCGGACTCGTCACCACCGCCATCGCCGAGCGGAACCCGGACCGGATCGACGGTTCGATCTCCCTGTGCGGCCTGGTCCACGGCGGGGTGGCCAACTGGAACAACACCCTCGACCCCGTCTTCGCCATCAAGACGCTCCTCGCCCCCGGCACCGACGTCCCGCTGGTGGACATCGCCGATCAGTCGGCCGCCGACGCCGCCGCCGACGCCCTGACCACCGTGGTCGACTCGGCGCAGGCGACGGCCGCGGGGCGGGCCAGGATCGCCCTCGCCGCCGCCCTGCACAACATCCCCGTGTGGAACCAGCCCACGCAGCCCCGGCCGGCCGCGACCGACTGGGACGCCCAGCAGGCCAACCAGTACGAGGCCGTCCAGGGCCTGCTGAAGATCGCCGCCTTCAACCGGCGTCAGGAGTCGGAGGCACGGGCGGGCGGCAACATGTCCTGGAACACCGGCGTCGACTACGCAAAGCTGCTCGGCCGGTCCTCCGTCCGCAAGGAGGTCACCGAGCTGTACCGGAAGGCCGGCCTGTCCCTGCGCGCCGACCTCGCCACCCTGAAGCGCGCCCCGCGCATCGGCGCCGACCCGAACGCCGTGGCGTGGATGAGCGGCACCAGCTCCTTCACCGGCAAGCTGACCAAGCCGCAGCTGTCCGTCCACACCATCGGCGACGCGCTCGTCCCCGTCCAGACGGAGAGCGCCCTGCAGCGGGCCGTCACCGCGGCCGGGTCGGCGTCCCGGCTGCGGCAGGCGTACACCGACAACGCCGGCCACTGCACCTTCAGCCCCGCCGAGCAGCTAGCCGCCCTGCACACCCTGGAGGACCGCCTCACGGCCGGCACGTGGGTCGGCACCGACCCGGCGTCCCTCAACTCCCGTGCCACGGCGGCCGATCCGACCTCGCCCACCCGCTATGTGCCGTACCGTCCGGCCCCCTACCCGCGTCCGTACGACCTTGCCCACCCAGCCGACGGCCGGTGA
- a CDS encoding MFS transporter, which produces MPPSPVASPSPPPSPSPERARQLRRVALSGLLGTAVEFYDFLVYGTVAALVFGELFFPGADPAVGTIAAFGTFAAGYVARPLGGIVFGHFGDRLGRKSMLLLTMGLMGGASFLIGLLPTYGTIGVWAPVLLITLRVVQGIAIGGEWGGATLMVVEHAGEKRRGLWSSFTQMGAPLGSLLSSLVVTFVVAMPRDQFTAWGWRVPFLLSVVLLGVGLFVRLKVVESPLFAEVKKERTEARLPIVDVLRRPRPLLLACCVGIGAFTAQSLLTSYLIAYATGIGYARPQVLTALTVSACVALVVLPCASALSDRVGRRPVVLAGALTSAALAFPVLALIDSKSPGLLILAVVLGHGIAQSVMYGPLGALLTEMFGTRVRYTGASLGYQGATLIGAGFSPMLAGTLVAGSGNGTPVALLICGGSLITALTVWFVRETSRTSLSGSTSERPNSRRTEGISA; this is translated from the coding sequence ATGCCCCCGTCCCCCGTCGCATCACCGTCACCACCCCCGTCCCCGAGCCCCGAACGCGCCCGGCAGTTGCGCCGGGTCGCCCTCTCAGGGCTGCTCGGTACCGCCGTGGAGTTCTACGACTTCCTCGTCTACGGCACGGTCGCCGCCCTCGTCTTCGGCGAGCTGTTCTTCCCGGGCGCCGACCCGGCCGTCGGCACGATCGCCGCGTTCGGCACGTTCGCCGCCGGCTATGTCGCCCGCCCGCTCGGCGGCATCGTCTTCGGGCACTTCGGTGACCGGCTCGGCCGCAAGTCCATGCTGCTGCTCACGATGGGCCTGATGGGCGGCGCCAGCTTCCTCATCGGCCTGCTGCCCACGTACGGCACGATCGGCGTCTGGGCGCCGGTCCTGCTGATCACCCTGCGTGTGGTCCAGGGCATCGCCATCGGCGGTGAATGGGGCGGCGCCACGCTCATGGTCGTCGAGCACGCCGGGGAGAAGCGCCGCGGGCTGTGGTCGAGCTTCACGCAGATGGGAGCCCCGCTCGGCTCCCTGCTCTCCTCACTCGTCGTCACCTTCGTGGTCGCGATGCCCAGGGACCAGTTCACGGCCTGGGGCTGGCGCGTGCCGTTCCTGCTGAGCGTGGTGCTGCTCGGTGTCGGCCTCTTCGTCCGGCTGAAGGTGGTCGAGAGCCCGCTCTTCGCCGAGGTGAAGAAGGAGCGCACCGAGGCGCGGCTGCCGATCGTCGACGTCCTGCGGCGTCCCCGGCCGCTGCTGCTGGCCTGCTGTGTCGGCATCGGCGCCTTCACCGCCCAGTCCCTGCTGACCAGTTACCTGATCGCGTACGCCACCGGCATCGGATACGCCCGCCCGCAGGTGCTCACCGCGCTCACCGTCTCCGCCTGCGTCGCCCTGGTCGTCCTGCCCTGCGCTTCCGCGCTGTCCGACAGAGTCGGCCGCCGCCCGGTCGTCCTCGCCGGAGCCCTCACCTCGGCCGCGCTCGCCTTCCCCGTCCTCGCCCTGATCGACTCGAAGTCGCCCGGTCTGCTGATCCTCGCCGTCGTCCTCGGCCACGGCATCGCCCAGTCCGTGATGTACGGCCCGCTGGGCGCCCTGCTCACCGAGATGTTCGGCACCCGGGTCCGCTACACCGGAGCCTCACTCGGCTACCAGGGCGCCACCCTGATCGGCGCCGGCTTCTCCCCGATGCTCGCCGGAACCCTGGTGGCCGGCAGCGGCAACGGCACCCCCGTCGCCCTGCTGATCTGCGGGGGCTCGCTCATCACGGCGCTGACCGTCTGGTTCGTGCGCGAGACCAGCCGTACGTCCCTGTCCGGCTCGACGTCCGAACGCCCCAACTCCCGCCGGACGGAGGGGATCTCCGCGTGA
- a CDS encoding EF-hand domain-containing protein translates to MSEKARKLFEALDLDENGTLTREEVIIALRSKGPSLAASGDLPVWALGDEYASSALFDAADQNGDAVLTLEEFAAVVDRRFGWR, encoded by the coding sequence ATGAGCGAAAAGGCCCGGAAGCTGTTCGAGGCACTCGACCTCGACGAGAACGGGACCCTGACCCGCGAAGAGGTGATCATCGCTCTGCGCAGCAAGGGCCCGTCCCTGGCCGCTTCGGGAGATCTGCCGGTCTGGGCCCTGGGAGACGAGTACGCCTCGTCGGCACTGTTCGACGCAGCCGACCAGAACGGCGACGCGGTGCTGACCCTGGAGGAGTTCGCGGCGGTGGTGGACCGCCGCTTCGGCTGGAGGTGA
- a CDS encoding FecCD family ABC transporter permease has translation MTQPLDRTAPAPRGLRPSGYSVVRVRDGSFLLHRRACAVAVLLAAVLAVTVVVSLCVGESYVSPTEVVRVLLGQPSPDELVVGTLRLPRLVTGLLVGAAFGVSGALIQTVARNSLASPDVIGVTHGAGAATVTAMTFGLTSYTVLPYVSVLGGLSAAALVYAFAWRGGLHATRFVLVGIGVSIALGSLTRLFLTKGDYLVAQQAKVWLTGSLNGRGYDQAAPLAWVLLALVPALLWAAHEQRMVSLDDSTATALGVRLGPVRLGLTALGVVLASVATGAAGPVDFVALLAPQIAHRLTRTAQIPLLSSALTGATIVLVADLLARRMFSPVELPVGVLTAAVGAPYLMWLIARTRIRR, from the coding sequence GTGACCCAGCCCCTCGATCGAACCGCCCCCGCACCTCGTGGCCTCCGGCCCTCCGGATACTCCGTCGTGCGCGTGCGGGACGGCAGCTTCCTGCTGCACCGCCGGGCCTGTGCCGTCGCCGTGCTGCTGGCAGCCGTACTCGCGGTGACGGTCGTCGTGTCCCTGTGCGTCGGCGAGTCGTACGTCTCCCCCACAGAGGTAGTGCGGGTGCTGCTCGGGCAGCCGAGCCCCGACGAGCTCGTCGTCGGCACGCTCCGGCTGCCCCGACTGGTAACGGGCCTGCTGGTCGGCGCCGCGTTCGGCGTCTCCGGCGCGCTGATCCAGACCGTCGCCCGCAACTCACTCGCCAGCCCGGACGTCATCGGCGTCACGCACGGCGCGGGCGCGGCGACGGTGACCGCGATGACCTTCGGGCTCACGTCGTACACCGTCCTGCCGTACGTCTCGGTCCTGGGCGGGCTCTCGGCCGCCGCGCTCGTCTATGCCTTCGCCTGGCGGGGCGGCCTGCACGCGACGCGCTTCGTCCTCGTCGGAATCGGCGTGTCCATCGCGCTCGGCTCGCTGACCAGGCTGTTCCTCACCAAGGGCGACTATCTGGTCGCCCAGCAGGCCAAGGTGTGGCTGACCGGCTCGCTCAACGGCCGGGGCTACGACCAGGCCGCGCCGCTCGCCTGGGTCCTGCTGGCCCTGGTCCCGGCCCTGCTGTGGGCGGCGCACGAGCAGCGCATGGTGTCCCTGGACGACAGCACGGCGACCGCGTTGGGCGTGCGGCTGGGTCCGGTCCGGCTGGGTCTGACCGCGCTCGGCGTCGTACTGGCCTCCGTCGCGACCGGCGCCGCCGGCCCGGTCGACTTCGTGGCGCTGCTGGCCCCCCAGATCGCCCACCGGCTGACCCGCACCGCCCAGATCCCGCTGCTGTCCTCCGCCCTGACCGGCGCCACGATCGTGCTGGTCGCGGACCTGCTGGCCCGACGGATGTTCTCCCCTGTCGAGCTGCCGGTGGGTGTCCTCACGGCGGCCGTCGGAGCGCCGTATCTGATGTGGCTCATCGCCCGCACGCGCATTCGTCGCTGA
- a CDS encoding FecCD family ABC transporter permease has translation MSRATRRRVAWTVAGMLLLLVAVLLSLALGSRQIPPAQVFDALLHGGTGDNAQVVRALRVPRTVIGVMVGLALAVAGVVMQGITRNPIAEPGVLGVSQGASLGVVCAIAFLGVHSPAGYVWFAFAGAGLAAVAAYAVAGSGRGGASPVKLALAGAAMNAFIASIVSAIVTTDARALDEFRFWDVGSIGGRDGDVVAQTWPFVLVGLLLVAVVARGLDALALGDDVARGLGHRVALLRAVGALAATVLTGVAVAVAGPIAFVGLAVPHIARALVGADHRWVLALSALLGPSVILVSDVLGRVLFAPSEVPVAVMTALLGVPFLVALVRRKATVPA, from the coding sequence ATGTCCCGTGCCACCCGGCGTCGTGTCGCCTGGACGGTCGCGGGCATGCTCCTGCTGCTGGTCGCCGTCCTGCTGAGCCTCGCGCTCGGCAGCCGGCAGATCCCGCCGGCCCAGGTGTTCGACGCCCTGCTGCACGGCGGCACCGGCGACAACGCGCAGGTCGTGCGGGCGCTGCGGGTTCCCCGCACGGTCATCGGCGTGATGGTCGGGCTCGCCCTCGCGGTCGCCGGGGTCGTCATGCAGGGCATCACCCGCAACCCGATCGCCGAGCCCGGTGTCCTCGGGGTCAGCCAGGGCGCCTCGCTGGGCGTCGTCTGCGCGATCGCGTTCCTCGGGGTGCACTCGCCGGCCGGCTATGTCTGGTTCGCGTTCGCCGGAGCGGGACTGGCCGCGGTGGCCGCCTATGCGGTGGCGGGCAGCGGTCGCGGCGGCGCGTCGCCGGTCAAACTGGCGCTCGCCGGGGCCGCGATGAACGCGTTCATCGCCTCCATCGTCTCCGCGATCGTCACGACCGACGCCCGCGCCCTCGACGAGTTCCGGTTCTGGGACGTCGGCTCGATCGGCGGCCGGGACGGTGACGTGGTCGCGCAGACCTGGCCGTTCGTCCTCGTGGGGCTGCTGCTGGTCGCCGTCGTGGCGCGAGGGCTTGATGCCCTGGCGCTCGGGGACGACGTGGCCAGGGGGCTCGGTCACCGGGTCGCGCTGCTGCGGGCCGTCGGCGCGCTCGCCGCGACCGTGCTGACCGGGGTCGCCGTCGCGGTCGCCGGTCCGATCGCGTTCGTCGGGCTCGCCGTCCCGCACATCGCGCGGGCCCTGGTGGGCGCCGACCACCGGTGGGTGCTGGCCCTGTCCGCGCTGCTGGGTCCCTCGGTGATCCTCGTGTCGGACGTGCTCGGCCGTGTCCTCTTCGCGCCCTCGGAGGTGCCGGTGGCCGTGATGACCGCGTTGCTCGGCGTGCCGTTCCTGGTCGCGCTGGTACGCAGGAAGGCGACGGTGCCGGCGTGA
- a CDS encoding ABC transporter substrate-binding protein yields the protein MLQRRRGTAAVALAVAAALSLAACGSSNDGSDNAGSAAGSGNKKDVAKGGKDFASAAEKTAAMGTDAKPGQWPRTVEHAMGETVIDSQPKRVVVLDVGELDNVVSLGIKPVGLAPTEGSPELPSYLKKDAGSPKNVGTINNLNLEAIAGLKPDLILGSQLRAADKYDELSKIAPTVFSIRPGFTWKENYLLNAAALDKTADAKAKLAAYDKKVDALDAELGADKPTVSMVRYLPDGVIRLYANASFIGTILKDTGIPRPKNQDIEDLAAEVSAENIDQADADYIFTGVYGDAKATDKSRAQGNPLWKNLKAVKAGQAYDVPDETWYLGLGVTAADEVLADLEKYLTK from the coding sequence ATGCTTCAACGGCGCCGCGGCACAGCCGCCGTCGCTCTTGCCGTCGCCGCGGCACTGTCCCTCGCGGCCTGTGGCAGCTCCAACGACGGTTCGGACAACGCGGGTTCCGCGGCCGGGTCCGGCAACAAGAAGGACGTGGCCAAGGGCGGCAAGGACTTCGCGTCCGCCGCCGAGAAGACCGCCGCGATGGGCACCGACGCCAAGCCGGGCCAGTGGCCTCGCACCGTCGAGCACGCCATGGGCGAGACGGTCATCGACTCCCAGCCCAAGCGTGTGGTGGTCCTGGACGTCGGCGAACTCGACAACGTCGTCTCGCTCGGCATCAAGCCGGTCGGCCTCGCCCCCACCGAGGGCTCCCCCGAGCTGCCTTCCTACCTGAAGAAGGACGCCGGCAGCCCCAAGAACGTCGGCACGATCAACAACCTCAACCTGGAGGCGATCGCCGGCCTCAAGCCGGACCTGATCCTCGGCAGCCAGCTGCGCGCCGCGGACAAGTACGACGAGCTGTCGAAGATCGCGCCCACCGTCTTCTCCATCCGGCCCGGCTTCACGTGGAAGGAGAACTACCTCCTCAACGCCGCGGCCCTGGACAAGACCGCCGACGCCAAGGCGAAGCTCGCCGCCTACGACAAGAAGGTCGACGCGCTCGACGCCGAACTGGGCGCCGACAAGCCGACCGTGTCGATGGTGCGTTACCTGCCCGACGGTGTGATCCGGCTGTACGCCAACGCCTCGTTCATCGGCACCATCCTCAAGGACACCGGCATCCCGCGCCCCAAGAACCAGGACATCGAGGACCTGGCAGCCGAGGTCAGCGCCGAGAACATCGACCAGGCCGACGCGGACTACATCTTCACCGGCGTGTACGGCGACGCGAAGGCCACCGACAAGTCCCGCGCGCAGGGCAACCCGCTGTGGAAGAACCTGAAGGCGGTCAAGGCCGGGCAGGCGTACGACGTCCCGGACGAGACCTGGTACCTGGGCCTGGGCGTCACCGCGGCCGACGAGGTCCTCGCGGACCTGGAGAAGTACCTCACCAAGTAA
- a CDS encoding cellulase family glycosylhydrolase, translating to MADARRSRTSAVPRPVTVAAVLLGLLLPLLAFFAPAHAAPPGFRVANGRLLEANGNDFVMRGVNHAHTWFPDRVSSLAHIKAKGANTVRVVLSSGDRWTRNGTGDVANVVAQCKQNRLICVLEVHDTTGYGEQSGAVTLSRAADYWIGVQSALLGQEDYVIVNIGNEPYGNTNYTAWTGDTKAAVQKLRTAGFRHTIMVDAPNWGQDWAFTMRDNAASVFAADPDANTVFSIHMYGVFDTAAEISGYLNRFLKAQLPIVIGEFGHNHSDGDPDEDTILAVTRQLGLGCLGWSWSGNGGGVEYLDMVTDFDPNQLTSWGQRIFNGANGIAATSTEATVYSSSGGDTTPPTTPGTPTASAVTSSSATLNWSASTDANGVTGYDVVRIAGTTETAATSTSGTSAAVTGLTPATSYTFAVHARDAAGNRSQRSGTVAVTTSSAGSSATCGVAYRVASKWPGGFQGEIVIRNTGTSAINGWTLRWIFPDSRRVSSLWGGTATQNGADASVASASYTASIAPAGSVTLGFTATKGSANPSPAAFTLNDSACSLP from the coding sequence TTGGCCGACGCAAGAAGATCCCGCACCTCGGCCGTCCCACGGCCGGTCACCGTAGCCGCGGTACTCCTGGGGCTTCTCCTCCCGCTGCTCGCCTTCTTCGCCCCCGCACACGCCGCGCCGCCGGGCTTCCGTGTCGCGAACGGGCGGCTGCTGGAGGCGAACGGGAACGACTTCGTCATGCGGGGCGTCAACCACGCCCACACCTGGTTTCCGGACCGCGTCAGCTCCCTCGCCCACATCAAGGCCAAGGGCGCCAACACGGTGCGGGTGGTCCTCTCCAGCGGTGACCGCTGGACCCGCAACGGCACCGGCGACGTGGCGAACGTCGTCGCCCAGTGCAAGCAGAACCGGCTCATCTGTGTCCTGGAGGTCCACGACACCACGGGCTACGGCGAACAGAGCGGCGCCGTCACCCTCTCCCGGGCCGCCGACTACTGGATCGGCGTGCAGAGCGCGTTGCTCGGCCAGGAGGACTACGTCATCGTCAACATCGGCAACGAGCCGTACGGCAACACGAATTACACGGCGTGGACGGGCGACACCAAGGCTGCCGTCCAGAAGCTGCGCACCGCCGGCTTCCGGCACACCATCATGGTCGACGCGCCCAACTGGGGTCAGGACTGGGCGTTCACGATGCGCGACAACGCCGCCTCGGTGTTCGCGGCGGACCCGGACGCCAACACGGTCTTCTCCATCCACATGTACGGCGTCTTCGACACGGCAGCCGAGATCAGCGGCTACCTGAACCGTTTCCTGAAGGCCCAACTTCCGATCGTCATAGGCGAGTTCGGCCACAACCACTCGGACGGCGACCCCGACGAGGACACCATCCTCGCGGTCACCCGGCAGCTCGGTCTCGGCTGTCTCGGCTGGTCCTGGAGCGGCAACGGCGGCGGGGTCGAGTACCTGGACATGGTCACGGACTTCGACCCGAACCAGTTGACGTCATGGGGGCAGCGGATCTTCAACGGTGCGAACGGCATCGCCGCCACGTCCACGGAGGCCACCGTGTACTCCTCCTCCGGCGGCGACACCACTCCCCCGACCACGCCCGGGACGCCGACCGCCTCCGCCGTGACGTCCTCGTCCGCCACCCTGAACTGGAGCGCCTCCACGGACGCGAACGGGGTGACGGGCTACGACGTCGTCCGCATCGCCGGCACGACCGAGACCGCCGCCACCTCGACGAGCGGCACCTCCGCCGCGGTCACCGGTCTCACCCCGGCGACCTCGTACACCTTCGCCGTCCACGCGCGCGACGCGGCGGGCAACCGCTCGCAGCGCTCGGGCACCGTGGCGGTCACGACGTCGTCCGCGGGCTCGTCGGCGACCTGCGGTGTCGCGTACCGGGTGGCGAGCAAGTGGCCCGGCGGCTTCCAGGGCGAGATCGTCATCCGCAACACCGGCACCTCGGCGATCAACGGCTGGACGTTGCGCTGGATCTTCCCCGACAGCCGGCGCGTCAGCAGCCTGTGGGGCGGCACCGCGACCCAGAACGGCGCCGACGCGAGCGTCGCCTCCGCGTCGTACACGGCGTCGATCGCACCGGCAGGTTCGGTCACCCTGGGCTTCACGGCCACGAAGGGCAGCGCCAACCCGAGCCCGGCCGCCTTCACCCTGAACGACTCCGCCTGCTCCCTGCCCTGA
- a CDS encoding cyclase family protein, with protein MPEPSVLAALVSGLRGGSIEVVDLTSPLSSSTPVIQLPPQFGQTAVFELEEISRYDDRGPAWYWNNFRSGEHTGTHFDAPDHWVTGRDLADVASVPAGKLIAPAVVLDFTAEVAKNPDFLVEVDHVKAWEAENGPLPAGGWLLLRTGWDARSHSQEAFLNADENGPHTPGLSVECARWVAEESPVTGLGVETVGTDAGGAHSFEPAFPCHSYLMGSGKYGLTQLQNLAALPPTGAVVIAGPLPIVTGSGAPARVLALVERS; from the coding sequence ATGCCCGAGCCGTCCGTCCTTGCCGCGCTGGTGTCCGGGTTGCGGGGTGGATCGATCGAAGTCGTCGACCTCACCTCGCCCCTGTCGTCGTCCACACCGGTGATCCAGCTGCCGCCCCAGTTCGGGCAGACCGCCGTCTTCGAGCTGGAGGAGATCAGCCGGTACGACGACCGCGGCCCCGCCTGGTACTGGAACAACTTCCGCAGCGGCGAGCACACCGGCACCCACTTCGACGCCCCCGACCACTGGGTCACCGGCAGGGACCTCGCCGACGTGGCCTCGGTGCCGGCCGGCAAGCTGATCGCACCCGCGGTCGTCCTGGACTTCACCGCCGAGGTGGCCAAGAACCCCGACTTCCTGGTCGAGGTCGACCACGTGAAGGCCTGGGAAGCCGAGAACGGGCCCTTGCCCGCGGGCGGCTGGCTGCTGCTGCGGACCGGATGGGACGCGCGCTCGCACTCCCAGGAGGCGTTCCTCAACGCCGACGAGAACGGCCCGCACACCCCCGGTCTGTCCGTGGAGTGCGCCCGTTGGGTCGCCGAGGAGTCGCCGGTGACCGGCCTCGGCGTCGAGACGGTGGGCACGGATGCCGGGGGCGCGCACTCGTTCGAACCCGCCTTCCCGTGCCACTCCTACCTCATGGGCAGCGGCAAGTACGGTCTGACGCAGTTGCAGAACCTCGCGGCGCTGCCGCCCACCGGCGCCGTCGTCATCGCCGGACCGCTGCCCATCGTCACCGGCTCCGGAGCTCCGGCGCGGGTGCTTGCCCTGGTGGAGCGCTCATGA